The following are encoded in a window of Telmatobacter sp. DSM 110680 genomic DNA:
- the pheT gene encoding phenylalanine--tRNA ligase subunit beta produces the protein MKILTKWLRNYLPELPVSDTQLAEDLTLRGIAVEGIFDLGANNGSLFEMDITTNRVDAMNHYGIAREAATIYGVALKQLDVTLPEHTPSTNSFPVKIEAEDACGRFTARVLRNITIGNSRDWFSGAEVSTYFGLLEQKQISNAVDATNFAWLAMGQPTHAFDLDKIEGGIIVRRARKGEKLKTLDGIERTLDLEDLVVADHAKPLGLAGVMGGWDTMITPETKNVLVEAAWFEPMAVRRTARRHGLHTDASHRFERGADFNAGPVASVIVSRILLANGGHIEGDLVDVRVPAWESRTANRQPITLALSEVHRILGTTENKEGITASFVEFTLTGLGCTLTSTSSQAPAWRVSLPSWRLDLEREIDLIEEVARVYGYNRFANTLPAFGEGVEALPWAEAESEVRRTLLAAGFHEAIASTFCSAQEAALTAPIPGQIVPIGNPLSDEAGVLRPSLLPGTLSAVAANLHRDVSDVRIYEIGTVFTGTTEKVEERPALAFAAAGALPDQSALHPGRAIEFHDLKGIVEQVLARFQMRTVYFDRFPADSGLAPAWLHPYRSARVVVEGLTAGWFGQLHPAQAAARKIKDTVIVGELYLDRLYKLPLRKPSARDISRFQPVRRDFSLVLDQSIAWEKIDQALASLQIPELVDWRAREVFRDARLGAHDYALLVSATFQAPDRTLREEELQSFQSRVVEAVNNAGARLRT, from the coding sequence ATGAAGATTTTGACTAAGTGGCTTCGCAATTATTTACCCGAGCTTCCTGTGTCCGACACCCAGCTCGCTGAAGATCTCACTCTCCGCGGTATCGCCGTAGAAGGCATCTTCGACCTCGGCGCGAACAATGGCTCACTCTTCGAGATGGACATCACTACCAACCGCGTCGATGCCATGAACCACTACGGGATCGCACGCGAAGCCGCGACGATTTATGGCGTAGCACTTAAGCAGCTTGATGTGACGTTGCCTGAACACACTCCATCCACCAATTCGTTTCCCGTCAAGATCGAAGCCGAAGATGCCTGTGGCCGTTTTACCGCGCGCGTCCTCCGCAACATCACCATCGGCAACTCGCGCGACTGGTTCTCCGGCGCAGAAGTCTCAACATACTTCGGTCTCCTTGAACAGAAGCAGATATCCAACGCTGTCGACGCCACCAACTTTGCATGGCTCGCGATGGGCCAACCCACGCACGCGTTCGACCTCGACAAAATCGAAGGCGGCATCATCGTCCGCCGTGCCCGTAAAGGCGAAAAGCTCAAAACCCTCGACGGCATCGAGCGCACGCTTGATCTCGAAGACCTTGTGGTCGCCGATCACGCAAAACCTCTCGGCCTTGCAGGCGTCATGGGCGGCTGGGACACGATGATTACGCCTGAAACGAAGAATGTTCTCGTTGAGGCCGCGTGGTTCGAGCCCATGGCCGTGCGTCGCACTGCACGCCGTCACGGATTGCACACCGACGCCAGCCATCGTTTCGAACGTGGCGCCGACTTCAACGCCGGGCCGGTCGCGTCCGTCATCGTCAGCCGTATTCTGCTCGCCAACGGCGGCCACATCGAAGGTGATCTCGTCGATGTTCGCGTCCCTGCATGGGAATCCCGCACAGCCAACCGTCAGCCCATCACGCTGGCACTCAGCGAAGTCCATCGCATCCTCGGCACGACAGAAAACAAGGAAGGCATCACCGCGTCCTTCGTTGAATTCACTCTTACCGGTCTCGGCTGCACCCTGACCTCAACCTCCTCACAGGCCCCCGCGTGGCGGGTCAGCCTTCCCAGTTGGCGCCTAGATCTCGAACGCGAAATCGACCTCATTGAAGAAGTCGCCCGCGTGTATGGCTACAACCGTTTCGCCAACACTCTCCCCGCATTCGGCGAGGGCGTCGAAGCCTTGCCGTGGGCCGAAGCCGAATCAGAAGTCCGCCGCACTCTACTAGCCGCCGGATTCCACGAGGCCATCGCCAGCACCTTCTGCTCCGCTCAGGAAGCGGCGCTCACCGCACCCATACCCGGCCAGATCGTTCCGATCGGCAACCCACTCAGCGACGAAGCCGGCGTACTCCGTCCGTCCCTGCTTCCGGGCACTCTCTCAGCGGTCGCTGCAAATCTCCACCGCGATGTCAGCGACGTGCGTATCTACGAAATCGGCACGGTCTTCACCGGCACCACAGAAAAAGTAGAAGAGCGCCCCGCTTTGGCATTTGCCGCTGCTGGAGCTCTTCCAGACCAAAGCGCTCTCCATCCCGGCCGAGCCATCGAATTCCACGATCTCAAAGGCATCGTCGAACAAGTTCTCGCGCGCTTTCAAATGCGCACCGTCTACTTCGACCGCTTCCCCGCAGATTCCGGCCTCGCACCCGCATGGCTGCATCCCTATCGTTCCGCGCGCGTGGTTGTGGAGGGCCTCACCGCTGGCTGGTTCGGTCAGCTGCATCCGGCCCAGGCTGCCGCCCGCAAAATCAAGGACACTGTCATCGTCGGCGAACTGTATCTCGACCGCCTCTACAAGTTGCCGCTGCGCAAACCCTCAGCGCGCGACATCTCTCGATTCCAGCCCGTACGGCGCGATTTCTCCCTGGTTCTAGATCAAAGCATCGCGTGGGAAAAAATAGACCAGGCGCTCGCGTCTCTCCAGATTCCCGAACTCGTGGACTGGCGCGCCCGCGAAGTTTTTCGCGATGCCCGCCTCGGTGCGCACGATTATGCACTCCTCGTCAGCGCCACCTTCCAGGCTCCAGACCGCACTCTGCGCGAAGAGGAACTTCAATCATTCCAATCGCGAGTTGTCGAAGCCGTTAACAATGCCGGTGCGCGCCTCCGAACCTGA
- a CDS encoding cell division protein ZapA: MAKEIQPGTPGYTTVSIYDQMYHLRGQNPDHIRQLADLVDSKMRAVAAHGRTVDSLRVAVLAALNLADEVSQISGVDAHEGRARAAHLREMLDEVLEDERKIG, from the coding sequence ATGGCCAAGGAAATTCAGCCCGGCACTCCCGGTTACACCACCGTCAGCATCTACGACCAGATGTATCACCTGCGCGGTCAAAACCCCGACCACATCCGCCAACTCGCGGATCTGGTAGACAGCAAAATGCGGGCCGTGGCCGCGCACGGTCGTACCGTCGACTCGCTGCGCGTTGCCGTCTTGGCCGCCCTCAACCTGGCCGATGAGGTTTCGCAAATCTCCGGTGTCGATGCGCATGAGGGCCGGGCGCGGGCCGCTCATCTGCGCGAGATGCTCGATGAGGTCCTCGAAGACGAGCGCAAAATCGGCTAA